In the genome of Nocardioides sp. NBC_00368, the window GCCGTCCGGGTCCAGGGCGATGTCCTCGGCCCTGACGACCTGCAGTTCCTGTGGCTGCCGATGTCGCACGTCTTCGGCAAGGTGCTGCTCTCGATCCAGATCGCCTGCGGGTTCCCGACCGCGATCGACGGCCGGATGGACAAGATCGTCGACAACCTGGCGATCGTGAAGCCGACCTTCATGGGTGCCGCCCCGCGCATCTTCGAGAAGGTCCACGCCAAGATCACGATGATGGTCGAGAACGACGGTGGCGTGAAGAAGAAGCTCTTCGACGCGGCCTTCGCCAACGGCATCGCCCGCGACCGGCTGCTGCGCGAGGGCAAGTCGGTCCCGGCCAGCATCGCCCTGAAGCACGCCGTGCTCGACAAGCTCGTGCTCAGCAAGGTCCGTGACCGCTTCGGTGGCCGCGTACGTTTCTTCATCTCCGGCTCCGCGCCGCTCAACCGCGACATCGCCGAGTGGTTCCGGGCCGCGGGGATCCTGATCATGGAGGGCTACGGCTCGACCGAGAACGCCGCGGGCGCGTCCGTCGGCACCCTGCAGGAGAACAAGCTCGGCACGGTCGGCAAGGCGTTCCCGGGCAGCGAGGTGAAGATCGGCGAGAACGACGAGCTGCTCATCCGCGGCCCGCACGTGATGCCGGGCTACCACAACCTGCCCGAGGAGACCGCCAAGGCGCTCGACGCCGAGGGCTGGTACCACACCGGTGACAAGGCCTCGATCGACGAGGAGGGCTACATCACCATCACCGGCCGGATCAAGGAGCTGTTCAAGACCTCGGGCGGGAAGTACGTCGCGCCGCCGGCGATCGAGTCGAAGTTCGCCGCGCTGTGCCCCTACACCAGCCAGTTCCTCGTCTTCGGTGCCAACCGCAACTTCGTCAGCGCGCTGATCGCCCTCGACCCCGAGTCGATCACCGCCTGGGGCGCCGCCAACGGGCTGGAGGGTAAGTCCTACGAGGAGATCGTCACCTCGCCGCAGGTGCGTGAGCTGATCGGCGGCTACGTCGACGAGCTCAACGCCGGCCTCAACCGCTGGGAGACCATCAAGAAGTGGGAGATCCTCGAGCACGACCTGACCGTCGAGCGCGGTGAGCTGACCCCGTCTCTCAAGGTGAAGCGCAACGTCGTCGAGGAGCGGGAGAAGGCGCGCATCGACGCCTTCTACGCCGGGTCCTGACCTGGAGGTCGCGCGGGCAGGTTCTGCCTGCTGCGCGTCGGCAGTCCCTACCCGCACGACCTCCAGCCCCGACGCTCCGCCAGCCAGTCCAGACACACCTCGCCCTGCCACCGCTGCATCCTGCGGAGGTGGGGCGAGGTCGTCTTCACCGGCTGGTCGGCGGCGGCCAGGAAGTAGCCGGCGAACAGCGCGAGGACCGAGTCGATGGCCTCCGGGTCCGCCTTGGACAGCAAGGGATGCGCGGCCAGGAACGACTCGGCGTCGAGACCGTCGCCGCGCGGCCCCACCAGCAGCAGGAGCGAGTCGATCCAGTCGGCACCGATCACCGGCCAGGTCCACTCGACCAGCAGCACGCCGCCGTCGGGGCGGATGAGGATGGTGTCGTCGCGTACGTCCAGGTGGACCAGCGTCTCCCCGGCCGTGTGCTCCGCGAAGCCGGCCGCGAGCGAGGCCGCCCGGTCGGCGTGCGGGTAGCCGGCGACCCGGTCCCACAACGCAGGGTAGGAGGCGTGCTCCTCGGCGAAGGTCGGCCAGCCGA includes:
- a CDS encoding AMP-dependent synthetase/ligase gives rise to the protein MPTQSAIDLAFLDEMPANFALHFLNRVKATPDAEAFRYPVVGSTTEAGGEEWKSLTWKEASDQASRLAAGLVSLGLELEQRVGIASTTRYEWIIADLAVMLAGGATTTVYPTTNVDDTAYILGDAECRFVFAEDDSQLAKIAERAADLPEIVKVITFDGETDGDRVIGLDDLAAIGDKYLADHPDLIEEIAAKITPDHLATLVYTSGTTGRPKGVRLLHRAWVYEGEAVRVQGDVLGPDDLQFLWLPMSHVFGKVLLSIQIACGFPTAIDGRMDKIVDNLAIVKPTFMGAAPRIFEKVHAKITMMVENDGGVKKKLFDAAFANGIARDRLLREGKSVPASIALKHAVLDKLVLSKVRDRFGGRVRFFISGSAPLNRDIAEWFRAAGILIMEGYGSTENAAGASVGTLQENKLGTVGKAFPGSEVKIGENDELLIRGPHVMPGYHNLPEETAKALDAEGWYHTGDKASIDEEGYITITGRIKELFKTSGGKYVAPPAIESKFAALCPYTSQFLVFGANRNFVSALIALDPESITAWGAANGLEGKSYEEIVTSPQVRELIGGYVDELNAGLNRWETIKKWEILEHDLTVERGELTPSLKVKRNVVEEREKARIDAFYAGS